In the Arachis ipaensis cultivar K30076 chromosome B10, Araip1.1, whole genome shotgun sequence genome, one interval contains:
- the LOC107620515 gene encoding uncharacterized protein LOC107620515 translates to MLLTLQTVQRLGQPIGNGNGDGNGNNNGEGNVKEAREFELMQLKQGSLSVADYISQFEELCRFSRVCQGAPETYESWKCIKVVEECAKKVASSRDTRGGNNNRGRGKYFQLRAQIFKRGGYAPQGQGGFKRNTHDQYQYAKGRENQSKVSLELTCDRCRCFHPNDSYKIGICGCFNCGLPGYIARDCTRGRKTQNAGQNQQGRVFAVNAQDAAKADPLIRGICLIGNKTLIALYDTGASHSFIAFDKVEELGLKVSELAFDLHVHTPYQTVATRLGCKQMSKNRVLLDCFERSIQFMPEGEGGAVVAEGYYLNSVMVNCSGEECQGYILLAANALGDAQNLDRISVVRVFPEVLLEDIPEVPPQRKIEFVIDLVPGARPVSTAPYRMALIELAKLKTQINDFMDQLQGDGVFLKIDLRFSYHQIRVNEDDILKTAFRTCYGHYEFAVFIDDILVYSKMEEEHEEHLRIVLQILKEQKLYAKLSNSEFWKAKVKFLGHVVSKIGIVVDPLKVEVVMEWERLMTVTKVRSFLGLAGYYWRFIEKFFRIALPMTKLTRKEVPFVWTSECEESFQTMKQKLTSAPILVLPEPHEPFEVYCDASLKGLGCNS, encoded by the exons ATGCTGCTGACTCTGCAAACTGTGCAGAGGTTAGGTCAACCAATTGGAAATGGAAATGGGGATGGAAACGGGAATAATAATGGTGAAGGAAACG TCAAAGAGGCGAGGGAATTTgagcttatgcagctgaagcaaggctcTTTGTCTGTGGCGGACTACATTAGTCAATTTGAGGAGCTCTGTAGGTTCTCGAGGGTGTGTCAGGGTGCCCCAGAGACCTATGAGAGCTGGAAGTGTATTAA GGTGGTTGAGGAGTGTGCAAAGAAGGTAGCTTCGTCAAGGGACACTCGTGGAGGAAACAATAACCGTGGGCGAGGCAAATATTTTCAACTAAGGGCCCAAATATTCAAGAGAGGAGGATATGCACCTCAAGGTCAAGGAGGCTTCAAGAGGAACACTCATGATCAGTACCAGTATGCTAAAGGGAGAGAGAATCAAAGTAAGGTTTCTCTGGAATTAACTTGTGATCGTTGTAGATGTTTTCATCCAAATGACTCTTACAAGATTGGTATATGTGGTTGTTTCAACTGCGGATTGCCTGGTTACATTGCAAGAGATTGCACTCGTGGGAGGAAGACTCAGAATGCGGGCCAGAACCAACAAGGTCGGGTGTTTGCtgtgaacgcccaggatgctgcaaagGCAGATCCTCTGATTAGAGGTATATGCTTAATTGGTAATAAAACATTAAttgcattatatgatactggagcttcgcattcttttattgcatttgataAAGTCGAGGAACTAGGATTGAAGGTGTCAGAATTAGCGTTTGATTTGCATGTGCATACCCCGTATCAGACAGTGGCGACTAGGTTGGGTTGTAAGCAA ATGTCCAAGAATCGagttttgttggattgctttgagcgATCTATTcagtttatgccggaaggagaaggaggagcagTAGTAGCTGAGGGTTATTACCTAAACTCTGTAATGGTGAATTGCAGTGGGGaagagtgtcagggttatataTTGTTGGCTGCTAATGCTTTGGGTGACGCACAGAACTTAGATCGGATTTCAGTAGTTAGAGTCTTTCCAGAAGTATTACTGGAAGATATTCCTGAAGTCCCACCTCAAAGGAAAATTGAATTTGTGATTGACTTGGTGCCGGGAGCCAGACCAGTGTCGACTGCGCCGTATCGAATGGCTCTGATAGAGCTGGCTAAActaaagactca GATAAATGACTTCATGGATCAATTGCAAGGAGACGGAGTATTCTTAAAGATTGATTTAAGATTCagttaccatcagataagggtgaacGAAGATGACATTCTGAAAACTGCATTTAGGACGTGCTATGGACATTACGAGTTTgcg GTTTTCATAGACGACATTTTAGTTTACTCAAAGATGGAAGAAGAACATGAAGAGCACTTAAGAATTGTGTTGCAAATCCTGAAGGAGCAAAAATTGTATGCTAAGTTGTCCAATTCCGAATTTTGGAAGGCGAAAGTGAAGTtcttgggtcacgtggtgagtaaaatAGGAATAGTCGTAGATCCTTTGAAAGTTGAggtggtgatggaatgggaaagactGATGACGGTGACGAAggttaggagtttcttgggtttgGCTGGATATTACTGGAGATTCATTGAGAAATTTTTCCGGATTGCACTACCAATGACTAAGTTAACCCGGAAGGAGGTGCCATTTGTGTGGACGTCAGAGTGTGAGGAGAGTTTCCAAACCATGAAACAAAAGTTGACTTCAGCACCTATTTTAGTTTTGCCAGAACCGCATGAACCAtttgaagtgtac